The following proteins come from a genomic window of Pyxidicoccus sp. MSG2:
- a CDS encoding oxygenase MpaB family protein — translation MTQANPGLTDRKKWADSSFRLLNTLRQVGDPEADEAVRRFVEHNGREKAAEAASTFMASLGRSPWPSVDHARQSLRPQPEQSAALQEFLDRHAVLPTWADPKRIEQGQELFVRHGPMALAALLCASLPECYSHKNGALVLWHTQKLKDHAVRRVFETAKMLIDVMTPGALEPRTGRAALTAVKTRLLHATMRYLILHEPPQPPKHPLSLADEMLNSQWDAKQFGVPVNQEDNAFTLLAFSYVVLRSWKRLGVSLSREEDAAYLHCWNVLGHYLGIPPELCATTWDDAEFMYERLQAHQQAPSDEGRQLNAALSPVMQQIIPPEHLAQHIEHTLMRFFMGPHTAEVLGVPAEEPVDRIIQVGVDLWMLLNKGANVVANVAGMVNEHLPIPVPGFVTRAIDELAWRAGAVVTNVLVNQIRPSPRGSEHPLEAVRKNLKEKLRRGGPTGPSNGPPTPEEMLRHMGKQFVMKLEERTPANDGRPPYQLPEHLRRAWELPPRQDIP, via the coding sequence ATGACTCAGGCGAACCCCGGCCTCACCGACCGGAAGAAGTGGGCAGACAGCAGCTTCAGGCTCCTCAACACCCTGCGGCAGGTGGGCGACCCGGAGGCCGACGAGGCCGTGCGGCGCTTCGTGGAGCACAACGGCCGGGAGAAGGCCGCCGAGGCGGCGAGCACCTTCATGGCGAGCCTGGGCCGCAGCCCCTGGCCCAGCGTGGACCATGCCCGGCAGAGCCTCCGGCCCCAGCCGGAGCAGTCCGCCGCGCTGCAGGAGTTCCTGGACCGGCATGCCGTCCTGCCCACCTGGGCCGATCCGAAGCGCATCGAACAGGGGCAGGAGTTGTTCGTGCGGCATGGGCCCATGGCGCTGGCCGCCCTGCTATGCGCGTCGCTCCCCGAGTGCTACTCGCACAAGAACGGGGCGCTCGTGCTCTGGCACACGCAGAAGCTCAAGGACCACGCCGTCCGCCGCGTCTTCGAGACGGCGAAGATGCTCATCGACGTGATGACGCCGGGCGCGCTCGAGCCCAGGACGGGCAGGGCCGCGCTCACCGCCGTCAAGACGCGGCTGCTCCACGCGACCATGCGCTACCTCATCCTCCACGAGCCGCCGCAGCCGCCAAAGCACCCGCTCTCGCTCGCCGACGAGATGCTGAACAGCCAGTGGGACGCGAAGCAGTTCGGGGTGCCCGTCAACCAGGAGGACAACGCCTTCACGCTGCTGGCCTTCTCCTACGTCGTGCTGCGCTCGTGGAAGCGGCTGGGGGTGTCCCTCTCCCGTGAGGAGGACGCGGCGTACCTGCACTGCTGGAACGTGCTGGGCCACTACCTGGGCATCCCCCCGGAGCTGTGCGCGACCACGTGGGACGACGCGGAGTTCATGTACGAGCGCCTCCAGGCCCACCAGCAGGCCCCGTCCGACGAGGGCCGGCAGCTGAACGCGGCCCTCTCGCCGGTGATGCAGCAGATCATCCCGCCCGAGCACCTGGCGCAGCACATCGAGCACACGCTGATGCGCTTCTTCATGGGCCCGCACACGGCGGAGGTCCTCGGGGTGCCGGCGGAGGAGCCCGTCGACCGCATCATCCAGGTGGGCGTCGACCTCTGGATGCTGCTGAACAAGGGGGCCAACGTCGTGGCGAACGTCGCGGGGATGGTCAACGAGCACCTGCCCATCCCGGTGCCGGGCTTCGTCACGCGGGCCATCGACGAGCTGGCGTGGCGGGCCGGCGCGGTCGTCACGAACGTGCTCGTGAACCAGATAAGGCCGAGCCCCCGCGGCTCCGAGCACCCGCTGGAGGCCGTCCGGAAGAACCTGAAGGAGAAGCTGCGCAGGGGCGGACCGACGGGGCCCTCCAACGGCCCCCCGACGCCGGAGGAGATGCTGCGCCACATGGGGAAGCAGTTCGTGATGAAGCTCGAGGAGCGGACGCCCGCCAATGATGGCCGGCCGCCGTACCAGCTCCCGGAGCACCTGCGCCGGGCCTGGGAGCTGCCGCCCCGGCAGGACATCCCGTAG
- a CDS encoding PhnD/SsuA/transferrin family substrate-binding protein — MMLRFVRGPLALGLLGWALLLSGCTGREDPRASPSDGQTTASVLETAPREQRLPGPPIRIAMSAAFVSESGIGVYSRLADWLARQLGRQVEFVSGLSYGTIDEMIDDGAVDAAFICGYPYVLKHDRPEPVVDVLAAPVMKAPRYRDQPIYFSDLIVREGSRFHRFEDLKGATLVYNEESSNSGYNMPRSFLIERGLTTGFFGKVIRSGSHEESIRMVASGEADASFVDSLVLDYDRELRFGSAKQVRVLMSLGPEAIPPVVVSTKMDPELRRRMGFALTHMHEDAEGRRILDAALLSRFEPVEDAHYDGIRRRHALAQRTGFLSLR; from the coding sequence ATGATGTTGCGATTCGTCAGGGGGCCGCTGGCCCTGGGGCTGCTCGGCTGGGCCCTGCTGCTCTCCGGCTGCACCGGGAGAGAGGACCCGCGCGCCTCGCCTTCCGACGGGCAGACGACCGCTTCCGTGCTGGAGACGGCGCCTCGCGAGCAGCGACTCCCAGGGCCGCCCATCCGCATCGCGATGAGCGCGGCCTTCGTGTCCGAGTCGGGAATCGGCGTCTACTCACGGCTCGCGGACTGGCTCGCGCGGCAGCTCGGCCGGCAGGTCGAGTTCGTGAGCGGCCTCTCCTATGGAACCATCGACGAGATGATTGACGATGGTGCCGTGGATGCGGCCTTCATCTGTGGCTACCCCTACGTGCTCAAGCATGACCGGCCCGAGCCCGTCGTCGACGTGCTGGCCGCTCCGGTGATGAAGGCCCCCCGCTATCGGGACCAGCCCATCTACTTCTCCGACCTCATCGTCCGGGAAGGCAGCCGCTTCCACCGGTTCGAGGACTTGAAGGGCGCGACGCTCGTCTACAACGAGGAGAGCTCGAACTCCGGCTACAACATGCCCCGCTCCTTCCTCATCGAACGCGGGCTGACGACGGGGTTCTTCGGGAAGGTCATCCGCTCGGGCTCGCATGAGGAGTCCATCCGCATGGTGGCGAGCGGAGAGGCCGATGCGAGCTTCGTCGACAGCCTGGTGCTCGACTACGACCGGGAGCTGCGCTTCGGGTCCGCCAAACAGGTCCGCGTGCTGATGTCGCTGGGGCCCGAGGCCATTCCTCCGGTAGTCGTCTCGACGAAGATGGACCCCGAGCTGCGGCGGCGCATGGGCTTCGCGCTGACGCACATGCACGAGGACGCGGAGGGGCGCCGGATTCTCGACGCGGCGCTGCTCAGCCGCTTCGAGCCCGTGGAGGACGCTCATTACGATGGAATCCGCCGCCGTCATGCGCTCGCGCAGCGGACCGGGTTCCTGAGTCTCAGGTGA
- a CDS encoding NAD(P)/FAD-dependent oxidoreductase, whose translation MSRRFDVAIIGSGISGTLLAVVLARHGVRVAIVEKGTHPRFAVGESTVPETTFLLEVLARRYDVPELSHLRNHQAIRRHVTSACGIKRGFSFVYHREGEPQRPAESTQFPTWGPPFGPDVHLFRQDTDAYLLAVAVRYGASAFQGREIKAVEFGEDGVRLALERGEELLADFVVDAAGHASPLARQLGLRQTPCPLQTRTRTLFTHMVNVPAYDSIGPSARERGLAYPFAEGTLHHLFPGGWFWVIPFDNHSSSTNPLCSVGLSLDVDRYPRPEGVSAEDEFWQFVRKFPSVQQHLGGARAAREWVATGRAQYSAERVVGERFFLMPHSLGFVDALFSSGLSLTASAVNGLGWRLIQAVRERDYRVERFAPLEAIMKKGLLHHDRMVATSYTAMSDFTLWNAWHRVWMLGSTFGATGHVEILSRYENDGDPAHFDRFDQAPHRGTQSTDVPEFMALFRSASAEVDAFREGTRTANEASRNIFTLLKDSGLCPPHWRLTDPERRCPTTFTLLPLARLAAWGYFGGPASVRKNFDLRGRVLPLFAMLARDVRTEAGRSAGLVARLVKDALTS comes from the coding sequence ATGAGCAGGCGGTTCGATGTGGCCATCATCGGGTCGGGAATCTCCGGGACGCTGCTCGCGGTGGTGCTGGCACGGCATGGCGTGCGCGTGGCCATCGTCGAGAAGGGCACGCACCCGCGCTTCGCCGTCGGTGAGTCGACGGTGCCGGAGACCACGTTCCTCCTGGAGGTGCTGGCCCGGCGCTACGACGTCCCGGAATTGAGCCACCTGCGCAACCACCAGGCCATCCGCCGCCACGTCACCTCGGCGTGCGGAATCAAGCGGGGCTTCTCCTTCGTGTACCACCGCGAGGGCGAGCCGCAGCGCCCCGCCGAGAGCACGCAGTTCCCCACCTGGGGCCCTCCCTTCGGTCCGGACGTCCACCTGTTCCGCCAGGACACGGACGCGTACCTCCTCGCCGTCGCGGTGCGCTACGGCGCTTCCGCCTTCCAGGGCCGGGAAATCAAGGCCGTCGAATTCGGCGAAGACGGCGTGCGCCTCGCCCTGGAGCGGGGCGAGGAATTGCTCGCCGACTTCGTGGTGGACGCCGCCGGACATGCCTCGCCGCTCGCGCGGCAGCTCGGGTTGCGACAGACGCCGTGCCCCCTGCAGACGCGCACGCGCACCCTCTTCACGCACATGGTCAACGTGCCCGCGTACGACAGCATCGGCCCGAGCGCGCGCGAGCGCGGGCTCGCCTATCCCTTCGCGGAGGGGACGCTGCACCACCTGTTCCCCGGCGGCTGGTTCTGGGTGATTCCGTTCGACAACCACTCCAGCTCCACCAACCCGCTGTGCAGCGTGGGGCTGAGCCTGGACGTGGACCGCTACCCGCGCCCGGAGGGCGTGTCCGCGGAGGACGAGTTCTGGCAGTTCGTCCGGAAGTTCCCCAGCGTCCAGCAGCACCTGGGCGGAGCCCGCGCGGCGCGCGAGTGGGTGGCCACCGGGCGGGCCCAGTACTCGGCCGAGCGCGTGGTGGGAGAGCGGTTCTTCCTCATGCCCCACTCGCTGGGCTTCGTGGACGCGCTCTTCTCCAGCGGGCTGTCGTTGACGGCGTCCGCGGTCAACGGGCTCGGCTGGCGGCTCATCCAGGCGGTGCGCGAGCGCGACTACCGCGTGGAGCGCTTCGCCCCGCTGGAAGCCATCATGAAGAAGGGCCTGCTGCACCATGACCGGATGGTGGCCACGTCGTACACGGCGATGAGCGACTTCACGCTCTGGAACGCGTGGCACCGGGTGTGGATGCTGGGCAGCACCTTCGGCGCGACGGGGCATGTGGAAATCCTGTCCCGGTACGAGAATGACGGGGACCCGGCCCACTTCGACCGCTTCGACCAGGCACCCCACCGCGGCACGCAGTCCACCGACGTGCCGGAGTTCATGGCGCTGTTCCGGAGCGCGTCGGCCGAGGTGGATGCGTTCCGCGAGGGCACCCGCACCGCGAACGAGGCGTCGCGCAACATCTTCACGCTCCTGAAGGACTCGGGCCTCTGCCCGCCGCACTGGCGGCTCACCGACCCGGAGCGCCGGTGCCCCACCACCTTCACGCTGCTGCCGCTCGCGCGGCTGGCGGCGTGGGGCTACTTCGGGGGCCCGGCCTCGGTGCGGAAGAACTTCGATTTGCGCGGACGGGTGCTGCCGCTGTTCGCCATGCTCGCGCGGGACGTGCGCACCGAGGCGGGGCGCTCGGCGGGGCTGGTGGCGCGCCTGGTCAAGGACGCGCTCACCAGCTGA
- a CDS encoding ATP-binding protein, which produces MLRIALLLSLFLLFLGMSQGLMAEVARTKRADAATLNVAGSLRMLAERYTRETNLALVGLSQRDWDLLLEERSAAQLTARRFHESVSALLVGGTVEQGGLQVALPAMRDPDLMGSLRALDERFRELEHAGVLALRAERSELTDNPHIDSIQQQSGEFVEEMDQYVARLQRRSDQTLERLRWLQSGTLLAGLGLFAVLLLFVYHRVVLPLDTSVRAVRRSEEMHRALFEGAHVGLWQVSGGRFVRANRLAADLFGGAEPAELEGRTLEDVLGAAAAPLREQLAGGSAVREYELALPGGAGGLRRLALSASRAADRDLIEGTVVDITPRRRAEAALRKTQARLLESAHRAGQLHIVSSLVECSQALICVKDARGRILSINRRFAEVLGARERGELIGRTDAELFPAEVAERFRALDRQVLEEDVSLESEDVFPGPDGPHTYLMQKFPLKDATGAIHAVCGIATDITERKRAEEALRLMSDTSRRLASSLDFEVTLDTVGHLLIPSLARTCVLLVQEPSDEGGSHWRTVFADADSEHERRQRARGLEVSPEQLSRWLAAVRDGRGECAPTRVPSPDAPPAWVTPLRVRGEVLGLYVLYPEPGRAAYSEAELALIEEVSQRGGLAIDAARLYRRSREATQAREEFLSIASHELKTPLTSLKLHLQSVEREAMRSRPAPDSERITRLLHLADRQLNRLREHIDNLLDVSRILTGRMELSFEDVELSEVVGNVFAGLDDELSRGRIPIRFEQDGPIHARWDRPRIEQVVANLVGNAIKYGEHRPVLVSARARDDRVWLMVQDQGPGIATKDRERIFQVFERAVRGTNISGFGLGLYVTRQIIQAHGGSIQVEDTPGGGTTFVVELPVDPASPTEPAGGRYPPELDSGEESQATC; this is translated from the coding sequence ATGCTGCGGATCGCCCTGCTGCTCTCCCTGTTCCTGCTGTTCCTGGGCATGTCGCAGGGGCTCATGGCCGAGGTGGCCCGGACCAAGCGCGCGGATGCTGCCACGCTCAACGTCGCGGGCTCGCTCCGGATGCTGGCCGAGCGGTACACGCGAGAGACCAACCTGGCCCTGGTGGGCCTGTCGCAGCGGGACTGGGACCTGCTCCTGGAGGAACGCTCGGCCGCGCAGCTCACCGCCCGGCGGTTCCATGAGAGTGTGTCGGCCCTGCTCGTGGGCGGTACCGTGGAGCAGGGAGGACTCCAGGTCGCCCTCCCCGCGATGCGAGACCCGGACCTCATGGGCTCGCTGCGCGCCCTCGACGAGCGCTTCCGCGAGCTGGAGCATGCGGGCGTCCTGGCGCTCCGTGCCGAGCGCAGCGAGCTGACGGACAACCCGCACATCGACAGCATCCAGCAGCAGTCCGGCGAGTTCGTCGAGGAAATGGACCAGTACGTGGCCCGCCTCCAGCGACGGAGCGACCAGACGCTGGAGCGGCTGCGCTGGCTGCAGAGCGGAACGCTCCTGGCGGGCCTGGGCCTGTTCGCCGTGCTCCTGCTGTTCGTGTACCACCGCGTCGTGCTCCCGCTCGACACGTCGGTGCGGGCGGTCCGGCGGAGTGAGGAGATGCACCGGGCCCTGTTCGAGGGTGCGCACGTGGGACTCTGGCAGGTGTCCGGCGGCCGTTTCGTCCGAGCCAACCGGCTGGCGGCGGACCTGTTCGGCGGGGCGGAGCCGGCCGAGCTCGAAGGCCGCACCCTGGAGGACGTGCTCGGAGCGGCGGCGGCACCGCTTCGCGAGCAGCTCGCCGGAGGGAGCGCGGTCCGGGAGTATGAGCTCGCGCTTCCGGGCGGGGCGGGAGGGCTTCGCAGGCTGGCGCTCTCAGCCTCCCGGGCCGCGGACCGCGACCTCATCGAGGGCACGGTGGTCGACATCACCCCCCGGAGGCGGGCCGAGGCAGCGCTGCGGAAGACCCAGGCGCGGCTGCTCGAGTCGGCGCACCGCGCCGGACAACTGCACATCGTCAGCTCGCTCGTCGAGTGCTCGCAGGCCCTCATCTGCGTGAAGGACGCGCGGGGGCGGATTCTCAGCATCAATCGACGGTTCGCGGAGGTGCTGGGCGCGCGCGAGCGGGGGGAGCTGATTGGCCGGACCGATGCGGAGCTCTTCCCGGCGGAGGTGGCGGAGCGCTTCAGGGCGTTGGACCGTCAGGTGCTCGAGGAGGACGTGAGCCTGGAGTCCGAGGACGTCTTCCCCGGGCCCGACGGACCGCACACCTATCTGATGCAGAAGTTCCCGCTGAAGGACGCGACCGGGGCCATCCACGCGGTGTGTGGAATCGCCACCGACATCACCGAGCGCAAGCGGGCGGAAGAGGCCCTGCGGCTGATGTCGGACACCAGTCGCCGGCTCGCCTCCTCCCTGGACTTCGAGGTGACGCTCGACACGGTGGGGCACCTGCTCATCCCCTCGCTGGCACGCACCTGCGTGCTCCTGGTCCAGGAGCCCTCGGACGAAGGGGGCTCCCACTGGCGGACGGTGTTCGCCGACGCGGATTCGGAACACGAGCGGCGCCAGCGGGCGCGGGGCCTGGAGGTCTCCCCGGAGCAGCTCTCGCGCTGGCTCGCGGCCGTGCGTGACGGGCGCGGCGAGTGTGCCCCCACCCGGGTGCCTTCGCCGGACGCCCCTCCCGCCTGGGTGACGCCGCTGAGGGTCCGCGGCGAGGTGCTGGGCCTGTACGTGCTCTACCCGGAGCCCGGTCGTGCGGCGTATTCCGAGGCGGAGCTGGCGCTCATCGAGGAGGTCTCCCAGCGCGGGGGACTGGCCATCGACGCGGCGAGGCTCTACCGCCGCTCGCGCGAGGCGACGCAGGCGCGTGAGGAGTTCCTCTCCATCGCCTCCCACGAGCTGAAGACTCCGCTCACGTCGCTCAAGCTGCACCTGCAGTCCGTGGAGCGGGAGGCGATGCGCTCCAGACCGGCGCCGGACTCCGAGCGCATCACCCGGCTGCTCCACCTGGCGGACCGCCAGCTGAATCGGCTGCGGGAGCACATCGACAACCTGCTCGACGTGTCGCGCATCCTCACCGGACGGATGGAGCTGAGCTTCGAGGACGTGGAGCTGTCCGAGGTGGTGGGCAATGTGTTCGCGGGGCTCGACGACGAGCTGTCCCGGGGCCGCATCCCCATCCGCTTCGAACAGGATGGGCCCATCCATGCGCGGTGGGACCGCCCCCGTATCGAACAGGTGGTCGCGAACCTGGTGGGAAACGCCATCAAGTATGGCGAGCACAGGCCCGTGCTCGTGTCCGCGCGGGCCCGGGACGACCGGGTGTGGCTGATGGTGCAGGACCAGGGCCCGGGCATCGCGACGAAGGACCGGGAGCGCATCTTCCAGGTGTTCGAGCGGGCGGTGCGGGGGACGAACATCTCCGGCTTCGGCCTGGGGCTCTACGTGACGCGGCAGATCATCCAGGCGCACGGCGGCTCCATCCAGGTGGAGGACACGCCGGGTGGAGGCACGACCTTCGTCGTCGAGCTGCCGGTGGACCCGGCGTCACCGACGGAGCCGGCCGGAGGGCGGTACCCGCCGGAGCTGGACTCTGGCGAGGAGAGCCAGGCGACGTGCTGA
- a CDS encoding MFS transporter, which yields MNPRPAATAAHPGVVLVILCSAVFMAALDMFIVNVALGAIGTDFAEGSLSQLSWVLNGYTLFYGALLVPAGRLTDSLGRKAGFQLGLVLFTLASLGCALSGNLWVLVAFRCLQAVGAAVLTPASLGLVLTTLPEETRARSIRIWASSGALAGAAGPVVGGLLVASSWRGIFLLNLPIGLAALLAAARFVPSVKQERAAHLPDFVGGGLLIVAIGALALGLIEAPGWGWGSTAATLCWVSSAAALGAFFYSSAKHPSPVIELSLMKHRTFAWSNITVLLLAVTFAAELLSVILFMEQRWHWSALQTGLAVAPGPCMVPLFALLGQRLGRTLPVGVVTGLGALLQGLGATVILFAVGPSPDYVTAILPGWLLVGAGNGLAFPTAIASATVELPAHQSSTGSAVVNMSRQVGMVLGTSILVVILGGADATGSGDTFFRGWWFASLVALVAAGTALGISRPAAGRGSA from the coding sequence GTGAATCCCAGGCCCGCCGCGACGGCGGCCCATCCGGGCGTCGTCCTCGTGATTCTCTGCTCGGCCGTGTTCATGGCCGCCCTGGACATGTTCATCGTGAACGTGGCCCTGGGCGCCATCGGCACCGACTTCGCCGAGGGCTCGCTGTCGCAGCTGAGCTGGGTCCTCAACGGCTACACCCTCTTCTACGGCGCCCTGCTCGTCCCCGCGGGGCGCCTGACGGACTCGCTCGGGCGCAAGGCGGGCTTCCAGCTCGGGCTCGTGCTGTTCACGCTCGCCAGCCTCGGCTGCGCGCTGAGCGGCAACCTCTGGGTGCTGGTCGCGTTCCGCTGCCTCCAGGCGGTGGGCGCGGCGGTGCTCACGCCCGCGAGCCTCGGGCTCGTGCTCACCACGCTCCCCGAAGAGACTCGCGCCCGCTCCATCCGCATCTGGGCCTCCAGTGGAGCGCTGGCGGGGGCCGCGGGGCCGGTGGTTGGCGGGCTCCTCGTCGCCAGCTCGTGGCGGGGCATCTTCCTGCTGAACCTGCCCATCGGGCTCGCCGCGCTCCTGGCGGCCGCGAGGTTCGTCCCCTCCGTGAAGCAGGAGCGCGCCGCGCACCTGCCGGACTTCGTGGGCGGGGGGCTCCTCATCGTGGCCATTGGCGCGCTCGCGCTGGGGCTCATCGAGGCCCCCGGCTGGGGGTGGGGCAGCACCGCGGCCACGCTCTGCTGGGTCAGCTCCGCGGCCGCGCTGGGAGCGTTCTTCTACAGTTCGGCGAAGCACCCGAGCCCGGTCATCGAGCTGTCGCTGATGAAGCACCGGACGTTCGCCTGGTCCAACATCACCGTGCTGCTGCTGGCGGTGACGTTCGCCGCGGAGCTGCTGTCCGTCATCCTCTTCATGGAGCAGCGCTGGCACTGGTCCGCGCTGCAGACGGGCCTCGCCGTGGCGCCCGGCCCCTGCATGGTTCCCCTCTTCGCGCTCCTCGGCCAACGTCTGGGCCGGACGCTCCCGGTGGGGGTCGTCACCGGCCTGGGCGCGCTGCTGCAAGGGTTGGGAGCCACCGTCATCCTCTTCGCCGTGGGCCCGAGCCCGGACTACGTCACCGCCATCCTTCCCGGCTGGCTGCTGGTGGGCGCGGGCAATGGCCTGGCGTTCCCGACGGCCATCGCCTCCGCGACGGTGGAATTGCCCGCGCACCAGAGCTCCACCGGCAGCGCGGTGGTCAACATGAGCCGGCAGGTGGGCATGGTCCTCGGCACGAGCATCCTCGTCGTCATCCTGGGCGGAGCCGACGCGACGGGCAGCGGGGACACGTTCTTCCGTGGCTGGTGGTTCGCGTCGCTCGTGGCGCTGGTCGCGGCGGGCACCGCGCTGGGCATCTCCCGCCCCGCCGCCGGCCGCGGGAGTGCCTGA
- a CDS encoding MarR family winged helix-turn-helix transcriptional regulator translates to MEPASPESPIPTTCMCETLRRAARMVTRMYDDALRPVNLRTTQFSVLAHLNGSEGVRVRDLAAGLQLEETTLTRNLRLLEQEGWVATRAGKDRREKHITITRAGQEVLAKAVPRWRAVQERLQQRVSTSTWDAAFRTLPKLAASAAPD, encoded by the coding sequence ATGGAACCCGCGTCCCCCGAGAGCCCGATTCCGACGACGTGCATGTGCGAGACGCTTCGCCGTGCCGCGCGCATGGTGACGCGGATGTACGACGACGCGCTGAGGCCGGTGAACCTGCGCACCACCCAGTTCTCCGTCCTGGCCCACCTCAACGGGAGCGAAGGCGTGCGGGTGAGAGACCTGGCAGCCGGGCTCCAGCTCGAGGAGACGACGCTGACGCGCAACCTGCGCCTGCTCGAGCAGGAGGGCTGGGTCGCCACCCGCGCCGGCAAGGACCGACGCGAGAAGCACATCACCATCACCAGGGCCGGACAGGAGGTCCTCGCGAAGGCCGTGCCCCGCTGGCGCGCCGTCCAGGAGCGCCTCCAGCAGCGCGTCTCCACGTCGACCTGGGACGCGGCCTTCCGCACCCTCCCGAAGCTGGCCGCCAGCGCAGCGCCGGACTGA
- a CDS encoding SDR family oxidoreductase — MSRILITGSSKGLGRATALELVRRGHEVIATARKVETLADLPVAQRLALDVTDESSVRRAVEQAGRVDVLINNAAEIAVAPLESIPFEEVRKLYDINVFGALRMIQAVTPAMRERRAGTVVNISSIVGRVALPLTGIYCSTKWALEALSESLRLELGHFGVRVVLVEPGEIGTGALDAPRAYFGENDPYLPLKAERQFRPREEMTPPEAIARTIADAVEAPEKRFRWPAGADAEALLALRAKLDDAAFDTALRSAIKLKW, encoded by the coding sequence ATGTCACGCATTCTCATCACGGGCAGTTCGAAGGGGTTGGGCAGGGCGACCGCGCTGGAGCTCGTGCGCCGGGGGCACGAGGTCATCGCCACGGCGCGCAAGGTGGAGACGCTCGCGGACCTGCCCGTCGCCCAGCGCCTCGCGCTCGACGTGACGGACGAGTCCTCCGTCCGACGCGCCGTGGAGCAGGCCGGCCGGGTGGACGTGCTCATCAACAACGCGGCCGAAATCGCGGTGGCACCGCTCGAGTCGATTCCCTTCGAGGAGGTGCGCAAGCTCTACGACATCAACGTCTTCGGGGCGTTGCGGATGATTCAGGCCGTCACCCCGGCGATGCGCGAGCGCCGCGCCGGCACGGTGGTCAACATCTCGTCCATCGTCGGGCGCGTCGCGCTCCCCCTGACGGGCATCTACTGCTCGACCAAGTGGGCGCTGGAGGCGCTGAGCGAGTCGCTGCGCCTGGAGCTCGGCCACTTCGGGGTCCGCGTCGTCCTGGTGGAGCCGGGGGAGATTGGAACGGGCGCGCTCGACGCGCCTCGCGCGTACTTCGGGGAGAACGACCCGTACCTGCCGCTCAAGGCCGAGCGGCAGTTCCGTCCCCGGGAGGAGATGACGCCGCCAGAGGCCATCGCGCGCACCATCGCCGACGCCGTGGAAGCGCCCGAGAAACGGTTCCGCTGGCCCGCCGGCGCCGACGCGGAAGCGCTCCTCGCCCTGCGCGCGAAGCTGGATGACGCGGCCTTCGACACCGCCCTCCGCTCGGCCATCAAGCTCAAGTGGTGA